Proteins co-encoded in one Flavivirga eckloniae genomic window:
- a CDS encoding tryptophan 2,3-dioxygenase family protein, translating to MSLEITNQLKEKYEAIDQDYETYLEGLLHSKPLNYWDYIQTDALLNLQIQRTVHPDEMVFIMYHQINELLFKMILGEIDQVAKNSEVDTETFTSKLMRISRYFDMLTSSFSIMKDGMDVDQYNKFRTTLTPASGFQSAQYRKIEFASTELINLIDKRFRETIDRNSSYENAFEHLYWQAAGKDYKTGKKSYLLTAFEEKYKDEFIRFTKFYYGNNLWSKFKSLPKESREDKALIKAMRHYDYTVNIKWVMAHYNTANHYLNIGGQTAEATGGSEWVKYMHPKYQKRIFFPELWSEKEIQDWGTNI from the coding sequence TTGAGTTTAGAAATAACCAACCAACTAAAAGAAAAATACGAGGCAATAGACCAGGATTATGAAACCTATTTAGAAGGCTTATTGCATAGTAAGCCCCTTAATTATTGGGATTATATTCAAACGGATGCCCTGCTCAACCTTCAAATACAACGTACTGTCCATCCGGACGAAATGGTATTTATAATGTACCATCAAATTAACGAGCTTTTGTTTAAAATGATACTTGGTGAGATAGATCAAGTAGCAAAAAATAGCGAAGTAGACACCGAAACGTTTACGTCAAAGTTAATGCGTATTAGTAGGTACTTCGATATGCTTACCTCGTCCTTTAGTATCATGAAAGACGGTATGGATGTTGACCAATACAATAAATTCAGGACTACTTTAACACCAGCAAGCGGTTTTCAGAGCGCGCAGTATAGAAAAATTGAGTTTGCATCAACAGAACTTATAAATCTAATTGATAAAAGATTCAGAGAGACTATCGACAGGAATTCGTCTTACGAAAATGCGTTCGAACACTTATATTGGCAAGCTGCTGGGAAAGATTATAAAACAGGCAAAAAAAGCTATCTTTTAACAGCTTTTGAAGAGAAATATAAAGATGAATTTATTAGATTTACCAAGTTTTATTACGGTAATAATTTATGGTCTAAATTTAAGTCATTGCCTAAAGAATCCAGAGAAGACAAAGCGTTAATAAAAGCCATGCGTCATTATGATTACACTGTAAACATAAAATGGGTCATGGCACATTATAATACAGCAAATCATTATTTAAATATTGGCGGACAAACAGCAGAAGCCACAGGAGGAAGCGAATGGGTAAAATATATGCATCCAAAATATCAAAAGAGGATATTTTTTCCAGAGTTATGGTCAGAAAAAGAAATACAAGATTGGGGGACAAATATTTAA
- a CDS encoding peptidoglycan DD-metalloendopeptidase family protein gives MVRKRNTRLGDKYLIILVLAIAFIACKDDPKPTIITEEELAIVEEVPEDVYEFGFNLNDFVVKRDTIKRGDTFGVILERNRLGYPKIFHIAEKAKDSFDIRRLQVGKPYTLLCSKDTLEIPKCFIYQPNQEEYVVINFQDSIHAYTSRKPIKYVEKTATGIITNNISETLEEQGLSPRLAYKMADEIYAWTIDFRRLQKGDRFKVIYTDKYINDSIYTGVHNIKAAYFEHNNEPFYAFEFETDSVKGIIDYFNKEAKNLRRAFLKAPVKFSRISSRYNLKRRIAVYGYKVRPHRGTDFAAPIGTPIMATANGTVTKSSYTRGNGKYVKIRHNATYETQYLHMRKRNVKVGQFVKQGDVIGWVGMTGNTGGPHVCYRFWKNGREVDPFKQKLPEAKPISDSLKVKYLDFIAPIKVKLDSIPFKEAILKEELQNNNNLISFKD, from the coding sequence ATGGTCAGAAAAAGAAATACAAGATTGGGGGACAAATATTTAATAATACTAGTGTTGGCAATAGCTTTTATTGCTTGTAAAGACGACCCTAAACCTACTATTATTACAGAAGAAGAATTAGCAATAGTTGAAGAAGTTCCAGAAGACGTTTATGAATTTGGTTTTAACCTAAACGATTTTGTCGTTAAGCGAGACACCATAAAAAGAGGAGATACTTTTGGGGTGATTTTAGAACGAAACAGATTAGGCTATCCTAAAATATTTCATATTGCAGAAAAAGCTAAAGATTCGTTCGATATAAGGCGTCTTCAAGTTGGTAAACCATATACATTGCTGTGTTCTAAAGATACATTGGAAATACCTAAGTGTTTCATTTATCAACCAAATCAGGAAGAATATGTAGTAATCAATTTTCAAGATTCAATACATGCCTATACGAGCAGAAAGCCTATAAAATATGTTGAAAAAACAGCTACAGGCATTATTACCAATAATATTTCGGAAACTTTAGAAGAGCAAGGACTAAGTCCGAGGTTGGCCTACAAAATGGCAGATGAAATTTATGCCTGGACGATCGATTTTAGACGGCTTCAAAAAGGGGATCGATTCAAGGTTATTTATACAGATAAGTATATTAATGATAGCATTTACACAGGGGTTCACAATATAAAAGCAGCGTACTTTGAGCATAATAACGAACCTTTCTATGCTTTTGAATTTGAAACAGATTCTGTTAAAGGCATTATCGATTATTTTAATAAAGAAGCCAAAAATTTACGACGAGCCTTCCTTAAAGCCCCCGTTAAATTTAGTCGTATTTCGTCAAGATATAATTTAAAAAGGAGAATCGCTGTTTACGGCTACAAAGTACGTCCACATAGAGGAACCGATTTTGCCGCACCTATAGGAACACCAATTATGGCAACTGCTAACGGAACCGTTACCAAATCGAGTTATACTAGAGGTAATGGTAAGTATGTAAAAATAAGACATAATGCTACTTACGAAACCCAATATTTGCATATGAGAAAACGAAATGTAAAAGTTGGTCAGTTTGTTAAGCAAGGTGATGTTATTGGTTGGGTTGGTATGACAGGGAACACAGGCGGACCACATGTATGTTATCGTTTTTGGAAAAACGGAAGAGAGGTTGATCCATTTAAACAAAAATTACCAGAGGCTAAACCAATATCAGATTCCCTAAAAGTTAAATATTTAGACTTTATAGCACCTATAAAAGTAAAGCTAGATAGTATCCCTTTTAAAGAGGCTATTTTAAAAGAAGAGTTACAAAACAATAATAATCTAATATCATTTAAAGATTAA
- the pgi gene encoding glucose-6-phosphate isomerase, with the protein MTLPNINPTSTNSWKQLQEHFKTLKDVHMKDLFAQDDERANKFTIKWDDFYVDFSKNRITEETFKYLLELADEVKLKDAIKSQFSGEIINQTEGRAVLHSALRAPKTSECYVDGVNVIPEVYEVKEKIEQFTNEVVNGDRKGFTGKAFTDVVNIGIGGSDLGPAMVVDSLQYYKNHLTTHFVSNVDGDHVNEVIKKLDPETTLFVVVSKTFTTQETLSNANTIKAWFLKSASEEAIAKHFVAVSTNIESVKSFGIDENNIFPMWDWVGGRFSLWSAVGLTISLAVGYNNFESLLRGANKMDEHFKNEDFKTNIPVVLALISIWYNNFFKAESEAVIPYSQYLNQFATYLQQGIMESNGKSVDRNGNPIDYETGTLIWGEPGTNSQHAFFQLIHQGTKLIPADFIGFTKSLHGNQDHQNKLISNFLAQTEALLNGKTEEKVVAEGTQSEIIPFKIFKGNKPTNTIFINKLSPESLGKLIAMYEHKIFVQGIIWNIFSYDQFGVELGKQLASKILKEFNSKDNNVHDSSTDNLLNYYKSMM; encoded by the coding sequence ATGACATTACCAAATATAAACCCCACCAGCACAAATTCATGGAAACAATTACAAGAACATTTTAAAACACTAAAAGATGTTCACATGAAAGATTTATTTGCTCAAGATGATGAGAGAGCAAATAAGTTTACCATAAAATGGGATGATTTTTATGTAGATTTTTCAAAGAATAGAATAACCGAAGAAACTTTTAAGTATTTACTGGAATTAGCCGATGAGGTTAAACTAAAAGATGCGATTAAGAGTCAGTTTTCCGGAGAAATAATAAATCAAACAGAAGGAAGAGCCGTTTTACATTCTGCATTACGTGCACCAAAAACATCGGAATGTTATGTAGACGGTGTAAATGTAATACCAGAAGTATATGAGGTAAAAGAAAAAATAGAGCAGTTTACAAATGAAGTTGTAAATGGTGATAGAAAGGGCTTTACAGGAAAAGCATTTACCGATGTTGTAAACATTGGAATTGGGGGATCGGATCTCGGACCAGCTATGGTAGTAGACTCTTTACAGTATTATAAAAACCATTTAACAACACATTTTGTAAGCAATGTAGATGGCGACCATGTAAATGAAGTTATTAAAAAGCTAGATCCGGAAACCACACTTTTTGTAGTGGTTTCTAAAACATTTACAACCCAAGAAACACTATCTAATGCCAATACCATTAAAGCTTGGTTTTTAAAATCTGCAAGCGAAGAAGCTATTGCAAAACACTTTGTGGCGGTATCAACAAATATTGAAAGTGTAAAATCATTTGGAATAGACGAGAACAATATTTTCCCTATGTGGGATTGGGTTGGTGGTCGTTTTTCTTTATGGAGTGCCGTAGGTTTAACCATAAGCTTAGCAGTTGGCTATAATAACTTTGAAAGCTTGCTTAGAGGTGCTAACAAAATGGATGAGCATTTTAAAAATGAAGATTTTAAAACCAACATTCCAGTAGTATTAGCTTTAATAAGCATATGGTATAATAATTTCTTTAAAGCTGAAAGTGAAGCGGTAATACCCTATTCTCAATACTTAAACCAATTTGCTACCTATTTACAACAAGGTATTATGGAAAGTAATGGTAAAAGTGTAGACCGTAACGGAAACCCTATCGATTACGAAACAGGAACTTTAATCTGGGGCGAACCAGGAACCAATTCACAACATGCCTTTTTTCAATTAATACATCAGGGAACTAAGTTGATCCCAGCAGATTTTATTGGTTTTACAAAGTCTTTGCATGGCAATCAAGACCATCAAAACAAACTTATTTCTAATTTCCTAGCGCAAACAGAAGCGCTTTTAAATGGCAAAACAGAGGAAAAAGTTGTTGCAGAAGGAACACAATCCGAGATTATTCCTTTTAAGATTTTTAAAGGAAACAAACCTACCAATACTATTTTTATAAACAAACTATCACCAGAAAGTTTAGGAAAACTAATAGCGATGTACGAGCATAAAATATTTGTACAGGGTATCATTTGGAACATCTTTAGCTACGATCAATTTGGCGTAGAATTAGGGAAACAATTAGCCAGTAAAATCTTAAAGGAATTTAATAGTAAAGACAACAACGTACATGATTCTTCGACCGATAATTTGTTGAATTATTATAAGAGTATGATGTAA
- a CDS encoding type II toxin-antitoxin system Phd/YefM family antitoxin: protein METVNYTDFRSNLKHWFDKVVNDVSDIIIKRKNGKDLVLISLDEYNSLKETTYLLTGKNRDILLNSIKELEAGEGVQKDLIE, encoded by the coding sequence ATGGAAACAGTAAATTATACAGACTTTCGTTCAAATCTAAAACATTGGTTCGATAAAGTGGTCAATGATGTAAGCGATATCATCATCAAGCGAAAAAATGGTAAGGATCTAGTTTTAATATCGTTAGATGAGTACAACTCACTAAAAGAAACCACCTATTTGCTTACAGGAAAAAACAGAGATATTTTATTAAACTCCATCAAAGAACTAGAAGCAGGCGAAGGTGTTCAAAAAGACTTAATCGAATAG
- a CDS encoding Txe/YoeB family addiction module toxin, with translation MKLTWSTSSWEEYLYWQKVDKKLVKRINELIKSCMRTPFEGIGKPEALKGDLQGYWSRRITSEHRLVYKYENDQLLIAACRYHYGK, from the coding sequence ATGAAATTAACTTGGTCTACGTCTTCTTGGGAAGAGTATCTGTATTGGCAAAAAGTTGATAAGAAACTAGTAAAACGAATTAACGAACTCATTAAAAGTTGTATGCGAACACCTTTTGAAGGCATCGGGAAACCCGAAGCTCTAAAGGGAGATTTACAAGGCTATTGGTCGAGGCGAATTACATCAGAACATCGATTGGTTTACAAATATGAAAATGACCAGTTATTAATTGCAGCCTGTCGTTATCATTACGGAAAATAA